Proteins co-encoded in one Ralstonia sp. RRA genomic window:
- a CDS encoding ATP-binding protein codes for MDGVQGWVRASLQRRLSLWLSIIIIGVAVLAGGFAFVSAFSEAHELQDDVLRQVGAMFDPEHLPAPPASPKSAPPVSDQEARVIVQMLPGPDGTVAAGTPAPRLAFPPDLVDGMQTAHAGKREYRVWVRTLDNGQRIAVAQETAVRDETARDSAIRTLMPFLILAPILLLAVADVLRKMFAPIKRLAHEVDQRDERQLHAIAPEAVPDEVRPFVVAINRLLARVGQSMEAQHRFVADAAHELRTPLTALSLQAERLGQAPMSADAQERLATLRQGIERSRGLLEQLLTLARAQEATGVPESTVSVQRIFRSVLEDLMPLAEAKRLDLGVTTQADAHVHANELDLFVVVRNLVDNAIRYTPEGGSIDLSIATEARVASIAVQDSGPGIPADERVRVFDPFYRVLGNEATGSGLGLSIVSTVVQRLGGEVVLEDANTPTGGLRVTVRLPLAG; via the coding sequence ATGGATGGTGTCCAAGGGTGGGTGAGGGCATCACTGCAGCGACGGCTGTCGCTGTGGCTGTCCATCATCATCATCGGCGTGGCGGTGCTCGCGGGCGGCTTTGCGTTCGTCTCCGCCTTTAGCGAGGCGCATGAACTGCAGGACGACGTGCTGCGCCAAGTGGGCGCGATGTTCGACCCCGAGCATCTGCCCGCGCCGCCCGCGAGTCCCAAAAGCGCGCCACCCGTTTCCGATCAGGAAGCCCGCGTGATCGTGCAGATGCTGCCCGGCCCGGATGGCACCGTTGCGGCCGGCACACCTGCGCCGCGTCTGGCATTTCCACCTGACCTGGTGGACGGCATGCAGACCGCGCACGCCGGCAAGCGCGAATACCGCGTATGGGTACGCACCCTCGACAACGGCCAGCGCATTGCCGTGGCGCAGGAAACCGCCGTGCGCGACGAAACCGCACGCGACAGCGCCATCCGCACGCTGATGCCGTTCCTGATCCTGGCGCCGATCCTGCTGCTGGCGGTGGCCGACGTGCTGCGCAAGATGTTCGCGCCCATCAAGCGCCTCGCGCACGAGGTGGACCAGCGCGACGAGCGCCAACTGCACGCCATTGCGCCCGAAGCTGTACCCGACGAGGTACGCCCGTTCGTGGTGGCCATCAACCGGCTTCTGGCACGCGTGGGGCAATCGATGGAAGCGCAGCATCGCTTCGTGGCCGATGCCGCGCACGAGTTGCGCACGCCGCTCACGGCGTTGTCGCTGCAGGCCGAACGGCTGGGGCAGGCACCGATGTCGGCCGATGCCCAGGAGCGACTGGCCACGCTGCGCCAAGGCATCGAGCGCAGCCGCGGGCTGCTCGAACAGTTGCTCACGCTCGCCCGCGCACAGGAGGCCACCGGCGTGCCGGAGAGCACCGTCTCCGTCCAGCGCATCTTCCGCAGCGTGCTCGAAGACCTGATGCCGCTGGCCGAAGCCAAGCGATTGGACCTGGGCGTGACCACCCAAGCCGATGCCCACGTGCATGCCAACGAGCTCGACCTCTTTGTCGTGGTGCGCAACCTGGTGGACAACGCCATCCGCTACACGCCGGAGGGCGGCAGCATCGACCTGTCGATCGCCACCGAAGCGCGCGTGGCGTCGATTGCCGTGCAGGACAGCGGCCCCGGTATCCCCGCCGATGAACGTGTGCGCGTGTTTGATCCGTTCTACCGTGTGCTGGGCAATGAGGCGACCGGCTCGGGGCTTGGGCTATCGATCGTGAGCACGGTGGTGCAGCGGTTGGGTGGAGAGGTGGTGCTGGAGGATGCAAACACCCCTACGGGTGGGCTGCGAGTGACTGTGCGGCTACCGTTGGCTGGATAG
- a CDS encoding DMT family transporter produces the protein MPSMQAALAGSGATVLFVLLWSSGAIFAEIGVQHVPAFAFLVGRFALASLVLAGLGVWRGRWWPAPGTRWQVAGTGALLTGGYAICYLLSLDRGLTPGLLATLLGVQPLLTLLATERAWSARRMAGLVLALGGLALVVGCANAQQVPMAGLGYALASLASMTVGAIWQKRLGQAPIDVLSLQNAVSLVLCAVFLLAQPMPSAFVPSMPGIVALLWMGVVMSVGAQLLFYRLMQRGNLVNVTSLFYLVPVVTALLDDVVLGHRLALVAMMGMGMILLGLAVVFRAARR, from the coding sequence ATGCCTTCAATGCAAGCCGCGCTGGCAGGGTCCGGCGCGACGGTGTTATTCGTGCTGCTGTGGAGCAGCGGTGCAATCTTTGCGGAGATCGGGGTGCAGCATGTCCCGGCGTTCGCGTTTCTGGTGGGGCGGTTCGCGCTGGCCTCGCTGGTGCTGGCGGGGCTGGGCGTTTGGCGCGGGCGGTGGTGGCCTGCGCCGGGCACACGGTGGCAGGTCGCGGGCACCGGTGCGCTGCTGACCGGTGGCTATGCGATCTGCTATCTGCTGTCGCTTGACCGTGGGCTGACGCCGGGGCTGCTGGCTACGTTGCTCGGTGTGCAGCCGTTGCTGACGCTGTTGGCAACGGAGCGCGCTTGGTCTGCGCGACGCATGGCGGGGCTCGTGCTGGCACTGGGCGGGCTCGCGCTTGTCGTGGGTTGTGCCAACGCGCAGCAGGTGCCGATGGCGGGCCTCGGCTACGCGCTGGCGTCGCTGGCCAGCATGACGGTGGGAGCGATCTGGCAGAAGCGCCTGGGCCAGGCACCTATCGATGTGCTGTCGTTGCAGAACGCGGTGAGTCTGGTGCTGTGCGCGGTTTTCCTGCTCGCGCAGCCGATGCCCAGCGCCTTCGTACCCAGCATGCCCGGCATCGTCGCCTTACTGTGGATGGGCGTGGTCATGTCAGTGGGGGCGCAACTGCTGTTCTACCGACTCATGCAGCGCGGCAACCTTGTCAACGTGACGAGCCTGTTCTACCTCGTGCCAGTGGTAACGGCGCTGCTTGACGATGTGGTGCTGGGCCATCGTCTTGCATTGGTGGCGATGATGGGCATGGGGATGATTCTCCTGGGGTTGGCGGTGGTGTTTCGCGCCGCGCGCCGGTAA
- a CDS encoding amino acid ABC transporter ATP-binding protein yields MIEIRDLQKHFGDHHVLRGVSLHVDKGEVVCLIGPSGSGKSTVLRCINGLESYDGGEIRAFGERVDRNSKAIHTLRSRMGMVFQRFNLFPHRSVLENVMEGPVYVKGERPDAARAKAMTLLEKVGLAAKAQAFPNQLSGGQQQRVAIARALAMEPEAMLFDEPTSALDPELVGDVLEVMRALAREGMTMIVVTHEMGFAREVADRVCFLHSGTIVEEGPSAQVLGAPRQPRTQDFLRRVLHKPADDVANSPAGDLVP; encoded by the coding sequence ATGATCGAGATCCGCGATCTGCAGAAGCACTTTGGGGACCACCACGTGCTGCGTGGCGTGAGCCTGCACGTGGACAAGGGCGAGGTCGTCTGCCTGATCGGCCCATCGGGCTCGGGCAAGTCGACCGTCCTGCGTTGCATCAACGGGCTGGAGTCGTACGACGGCGGCGAGATCCGCGCCTTTGGCGAACGCGTCGATCGCAACAGCAAAGCCATCCACACGCTGCGCAGCCGCATGGGCATGGTGTTCCAGCGCTTCAATCTGTTCCCGCACCGCAGCGTGCTGGAGAACGTGATGGAAGGCCCCGTCTACGTGAAAGGTGAGCGGCCCGACGCGGCGCGTGCCAAGGCGATGACGTTGCTGGAGAAGGTGGGCCTGGCCGCCAAGGCGCAGGCGTTTCCGAACCAGCTCTCCGGCGGTCAGCAGCAGCGTGTGGCGATTGCCCGCGCACTGGCGATGGAGCCCGAGGCGATGCTGTTTGACGAGCCCACCTCCGCACTCGACCCGGAACTCGTCGGCGATGTGCTGGAGGTGATGCGCGCACTCGCCCGTGAAGGCATGACGATGATCGTCGTCACGCACGAGATGGGCTTTGCGCGCGAGGTGGCTGACCGCGTGTGCTTTCTGCACAGCGGCACCATCGTCGAAGAGGGGCCGTCAGCACAGGTGCTGGGCGCGCCGCGCCAGCCGCGTACGCAAGACTTCCTGCGCCGCGTGCTGCACAAGCCTGCGGACGATGTGGCCAATTCGCCGGCCGGAGACCTCGTGCCATGA
- a CDS encoding CPBP family intramembrane glutamic endopeptidase, with amino-acid sequence MPPTQHRYHFPNLLEAFCILLVLYFTEYFMDALIWKFGRDAGLERISIQSIGRVLACGLVFTVLLHHAKRTYRDLFHESTSSWKAALGLFSVPILLLTPGLLLVETLIQIVVVHFFPMSQSMIDMFREMSTGGLGAIVLVCLIAPIVEEMLFRGIILRSFLQQYPSGVAIVHSAAVFGLAHLNVYQFVGAFVTGLLLGKLYERTRSLLPCILVHGFYNTGCTILAYQYAPNEWSATSDLSLPWTVFAVLSGGAGAWLLYKLIAPRAASGAEPQA; translated from the coding sequence ATGCCGCCTACACAGCACCGCTATCACTTTCCGAATCTGCTGGAAGCGTTCTGCATTCTTCTCGTGCTCTATTTCACGGAGTACTTCATGGACGCGCTCATCTGGAAGTTCGGCCGAGACGCCGGACTTGAGCGCATCAGCATTCAGAGTATCGGACGGGTGCTGGCCTGCGGGCTCGTGTTCACCGTCCTGCTGCATCACGCCAAGCGAACCTACCGCGATCTCTTTCATGAAAGCACAAGCTCATGGAAGGCCGCGCTCGGATTGTTTTCCGTACCCATCCTGCTGCTGACGCCGGGGCTGCTGCTGGTCGAAACGCTGATCCAGATCGTCGTGGTGCACTTCTTCCCAATGAGCCAGTCGATGATCGACATGTTTCGGGAGATGAGCACCGGTGGGCTGGGCGCGATCGTGTTGGTATGCCTGATTGCCCCCATCGTCGAAGAGATGCTGTTCCGCGGCATCATCCTGCGCAGCTTTCTGCAGCAGTACCCGTCTGGCGTCGCCATCGTGCATTCGGCGGCGGTGTTCGGGCTGGCGCATCTGAACGTGTATCAGTTTGTCGGCGCGTTCGTGACTGGCTTGCTGCTGGGCAAGCTTTATGAGCGCACGCGCTCGCTGCTGCCATGCATCCTCGTTCACGGGTTCTACAACACGGGTTGCACCATCCTCGCCTACCAATACGCGCCCAATGAGTGGTCTGCGACGTCTGACCTTTCGCTGCCGTGGACTGTGTTTGCCGTCCTCAGCGGCGGCGCGGGTGCGTGGCTGCTCTACAAGCTCATCGCACCCCGTGCCGCATCAGGCGCAGAGCCACAAGCCTAA
- a CDS encoding membrane protein, protein MTTSRTLPNKLPEITLAFWIMKICATTLGETAGDLLSMTLKVGYAASSMLLLGIFFITLGAQLRSKTYNPLLYWAVILSTSTAGTTLSDFMDRTLGLGYATGSTILASLLCAVLVYWKLSQKSLSIANVRSGKQELLYWGAILVSNTLGTALGDFLADSSGLGFAGGALLIASVIALIVAAYYLTGISRVALFWMAFVLTRPLGATGGDLLTKPISAGGMNLGTAGASLVLLAILLITIGYTSWQARRDAMQSA, encoded by the coding sequence ATGACCACATCCCGCACCCTCCCCAACAAACTGCCCGAGATCACGCTGGCGTTCTGGATCATGAAGATCTGCGCCACCACCCTGGGCGAAACCGCCGGCGACCTGCTCTCGATGACGCTCAAGGTTGGCTACGCAGCCAGTTCGATGCTGCTGCTCGGCATCTTCTTCATCACGCTGGGCGCGCAGTTGCGCAGCAAGACGTACAACCCGCTGCTGTACTGGGCGGTGATCCTCTCGACCAGCACGGCCGGCACCACGCTGTCGGACTTCATGGACCGCACGCTAGGCCTGGGCTACGCCACCGGCTCGACCATTCTCGCCAGCCTGCTGTGTGCGGTGCTCGTCTACTGGAAGCTGAGCCAGAAATCGCTGTCGATCGCGAACGTGCGCAGCGGCAAGCAGGAGCTGCTGTACTGGGGTGCCATCCTCGTGTCCAACACGTTGGGTACGGCGCTGGGGGATTTCCTGGCGGATTCGTCGGGGCTGGGTTTTGCGGGCGGGGCGCTGCTGATTGCCAGCGTGATTGCACTGATCGTGGCGGCGTATTATCTGACCGGCATCTCGCGCGTGGCGCTGTTCTGGATGGCCTTCGTGCTGACACGGCCGCTGGGCGCCACGGGCGGTGACCTGCTGACCAAGCCGATCAGCGCGGGCGGCATGAACCTGGGCACGGCGGGCGCATCACTGGTACTACTCGCGATCCTGCTCATCACCATCGGCTATACGAGCTGGCAGGCGCGGCGCGATGCCATGCAATCCGCTTGA
- a CDS encoding response regulator transcription factor has protein sequence MRVLLVEDDPMIGAAVDAALRDAAYAVDWVRNGQTALDVVAHQHYDVLLLDLGLPGKDGHAVLNALRARDNPVPVLILTARDAVNERVRGLDGGADDYILKPFEMVELLARMRAVLRRKGGAASPVLTNGMLTLDPAAHEARMGDGEAVRLSAREFALLQALMLRPGAILSRSELEERIYGWGHEVASNAVEFLIHALRKKLGAEAIKNIRGVGWMVSKGG, from the coding sequence ATGCGCGTTCTCCTTGTTGAAGACGATCCGATGATCGGCGCGGCCGTGGATGCCGCGCTGCGCGACGCCGCCTATGCGGTGGACTGGGTGCGCAACGGCCAGACCGCGCTGGACGTGGTCGCGCATCAACACTACGACGTGCTGCTGCTCGACCTCGGCCTGCCGGGCAAGGACGGCCATGCCGTGCTCAACGCGCTGCGCGCCCGCGACAACCCGGTGCCGGTGCTGATCCTGACCGCGCGCGATGCCGTGAATGAGCGCGTGCGCGGCCTGGACGGCGGCGCGGATGACTACATCCTCAAGCCCTTCGAAATGGTCGAGCTGCTGGCCCGCATGCGCGCGGTGCTGCGCCGCAAGGGCGGAGCCGCCAGCCCGGTGCTGACCAACGGCATGCTCACGCTCGACCCGGCCGCGCACGAGGCGCGCATGGGTGATGGCGAAGCGGTGCGCCTGTCGGCGCGCGAGTTTGCGTTGTTGCAGGCGCTCATGCTGCGCCCAGGTGCCATCCTCTCGCGCTCGGAACTGGAAGAGCGCATCTATGGATGGGGCCACGAGGTGGCGAGCAACGCGGTCGAATTCCTCATCCACGCGCTGCGCAAGAAGCTCGGTGCGGAGGCCATCAAGAACATCAGGGGCGTGGGATGGATGGTGTCCAAGGGTGGGTGA
- a CDS encoding FAD-binding oxidoreductase produces MTLPQLDITVGGEPLPPSLWAATAPAAPPTPPLLDSTSTDVLVIGGGYTGLSTALHLAERGTQVTVLEANDPGWGASGRNGGQVNPTLKHDPDELVSLFGAARAEPLIDAVSRSADLVFDLIDRHQIDCQPVRAGWLQLSYSDKAVPALHARARQWERRGVPVEMLDRAAVAKRVGTEAFAGAWLDGRAGAIQPMGYARGLVRAAQQAGAVVHGHTTVTALERQGTQWIATTSTGALVRAQRVVIATNGYTGPLWPGLAQTVLSANSFIVATKPLRAADAQAILARGETASTSQRLLLYFRKDAAGRLLMGGRGFFTEPRNAQDFAHLERSLELLFPQLGPLEYEYRWAGRIAITRDFMPHIHEPAPGVTMALGCNGRGIALCTSLGQHIAARLSGSGEAFPYPVSPITPIPLHGLQRFYIAAGVAWYSLLDKFGG; encoded by the coding sequence ATGACGCTGCCGCAACTCGACATCACCGTTGGTGGCGAGCCGCTGCCACCGTCGCTGTGGGCGGCCACTGCACCGGCCGCACCACCCACACCACCGTTGCTGGATTCGACCAGCACCGACGTGCTCGTCATCGGCGGTGGCTACACGGGGCTCTCCACCGCGCTGCATCTGGCCGAACGCGGCACGCAGGTCACCGTGCTGGAAGCCAATGATCCAGGCTGGGGTGCGTCCGGGCGCAATGGCGGGCAGGTCAACCCGACGCTCAAGCACGACCCCGATGAACTGGTGAGCCTGTTTGGTGCCGCGCGCGCCGAGCCGCTGATCGACGCCGTCTCGCGCTCCGCCGATCTGGTGTTCGATCTGATCGACCGGCACCAGATCGACTGCCAGCCGGTGCGCGCAGGGTGGCTGCAGCTCTCGTATTCGGACAAAGCCGTACCTGCGCTGCATGCCCGCGCCCGGCAGTGGGAGAGGCGCGGCGTACCGGTGGAAATGCTCGACCGCGCGGCCGTCGCCAAACGGGTCGGCACCGAGGCGTTTGCAGGCGCGTGGCTTGACGGCCGTGCTGGTGCCATTCAGCCGATGGGGTATGCGCGTGGGTTGGTGCGTGCCGCACAACAAGCGGGCGCTGTCGTGCACGGGCACACTACCGTCACCGCCCTGGAGCGGCAGGGCACGCAGTGGATCGCCACCACCAGCACGGGCGCCCTGGTGCGCGCCCAGCGCGTGGTGATCGCCACCAACGGCTACACCGGCCCGCTGTGGCCCGGGTTGGCACAGACGGTGCTTTCTGCCAACAGCTTCATCGTCGCGACCAAGCCGCTCAGAGCGGCGGATGCGCAAGCCATCCTGGCGCGCGGCGAGACCGCTTCCACCTCGCAACGGCTGCTGCTGTACTTCCGCAAAGACGCAGCCGGGCGCCTGCTGATGGGTGGACGCGGCTTCTTCACCGAGCCGCGCAACGCGCAGGATTTTGCACACCTCGAACGCTCACTGGAGTTGTTGTTTCCGCAGTTGGGGCCGCTGGAGTACGAGTACCGCTGGGCAGGGCGCATCGCCATCACGCGGGACTTCATGCCGCACATTCACGAACCCGCGCCGGGCGTGACGATGGCGCTTGGCTGCAACGGACGCGGCATTGCGCTGTGCACCAGCCTAGGCCAGCACATTGCTGCGCGGCTGTCGGGCAGCGGCGAGGCGTTTCCGTACCCCGTGTCGCCCATCACGCCGATCCCGCTGCATGGGCTGCAGCGCTTCTACATTGCAGCCGGCGTGGCGTGGTACAGCCTGCTCGACAAATTTGGCGGGTGA
- the ehuD gene encoding ectoine/hydroxyectoine ABC transporter permease subunit EhuD, translating to MSVATFIEHAQEFLPILLQGAVVTVQVTVLSFLLSSVIGLALALMRLSPIKAVSTAGATIVNVIRGLPIIVQLFYIYFVLPDIGIQLSAFQAGVIGLGIAYSAYQAENFRAGIEAVDPGQREAAEAMGMRGALIMRRVILPQAFRIALPPYGNTLVMMLKDSSLVSTITVAEMTRAGQLIASSTFQNMTVYTLVALLYLVMSLPLVYCLRRLEHRMGAGRAKR from the coding sequence ATGAGTGTCGCAACGTTCATTGAACACGCGCAGGAGTTCCTGCCGATTCTGCTGCAAGGGGCGGTGGTCACGGTGCAGGTGACCGTGCTGTCGTTCCTGCTCAGCAGTGTGATTGGTCTGGCGCTGGCGCTGATGCGCTTGTCGCCCATCAAGGCCGTATCGACGGCGGGGGCGACCATCGTCAACGTCATTCGCGGGCTGCCGATCATCGTGCAGCTCTTCTACATCTACTTTGTGCTGCCGGACATCGGCATTCAGCTCAGCGCGTTCCAGGCGGGCGTGATCGGGCTGGGCATTGCGTATTCCGCGTACCAGGCCGAGAACTTCCGCGCCGGCATCGAGGCCGTGGACCCCGGTCAGCGCGAAGCCGCTGAAGCCATGGGCATGCGCGGCGCGCTCATCATGCGGCGCGTGATCCTGCCGCAGGCGTTTCGCATTGCGCTGCCGCCGTATGGCAACACGCTGGTGATGATGCTCAAGGATTCATCGCTGGTGTCCACCATCACGGTGGCGGAGATGACGCGTGCGGGGCAGCTCATTGCCTCGTCCACGTTCCAGAACATGACGGTCTACACGCTGGTGGCGCTGCTGTATCTGGTGATGAGCCTGCCGCTGGTGTACTGCCTGCGCCGGCTTGAGCACCGCATGGGCGCGGGGAGGGCCAAGCGATGA